The genomic window CTTGGCGAGGTCGGCGGCGTGGGCGGCGATCTTGTAGGCGATGATACCTTCCTTGACGTCGGCCTTGTTGGGCAAGCCTAAATGCTCTTTGGGTGTGACGTAACACAGCATGGCGGTGCCGAACCAGCCGATCATCGCAGCACCGATGGCGCTGGTGATGTGGTCGTAGCCGGGGGCGATGTCCATAGTCAGCGGGCCGAGCGTATAGAAGGGTGCTTCGTGGCACCACTTCAGTTGCAAGTCCATGTTCTCTTTGATCATGTGCATCGGCACGTGGCCGGGGCCTTCGATCATCACTTGCACGTCGTGCTTCCACGCGATCTGCGTCAGCTCGCCCAACGTCTTGAGTTCACCGAGCTGCGCTTCGTCGTTGGCATCATAGATCGAGCCGGGACGCAGGCCGTCGCCGAGGCTGAAGGTCACGTCATATGCCTTCATGATCTCGCAGATCTCTTCAAAGTGGGTGTAGAGGAAGTTCTCCTTGTGATGCGCCAAACACCATTTCGCCATAATGGAGCCGCCGCGCGACACGATGCCGGTCATGCGCTTCGCAGTCATCGGGATATAGCGCAGCAGCACGCCGGCGTGAATGGTGAAATAGTCCACGCCCTGCTCGGCCTGCTCGATCAGCGTGTCGCGGAAAATTTCCCAGGTCAGGTCTTCGGCCTTGCCGTTGACCTTTTCCAGCGCCTGATAGATCGGCACGGTGCCGATGGGCACGGGCGAGTTGCGGATGATCCATTCGCGTGTTTCGTGGATGTGCTTGCCGGTGGAAAGATCCATCACCGTGTCGCCGCCCCAGCGGATGGCCCAAGTCATCTTCTCGACTTCTTCTTGGATGCTGGAGCCCAGCGCCGAGTTGCCGATGTTGGCGTTGATCTTCACTAAGAAATTGCGGCCGATGATCATCGGCTCGATCTCAGGATGGTTGATGTTAGCGGTGATGACGGCACGTCCAGCTGCGACTTCACTGCGCACGAATTCGGGCGTGATCTGCTTGGGCATGGGCGAACCGAAGTTCTCGCCGGGGTGCTGTTGCAGCATCATGTCGGACTGGCCATCGCGCTTTTGATTCTCACGGATGGCGATGTACTCCATCTCCGGCGTGATGATGCCCTGACGCGCATAGTGCATCTGGGTGACGTTAGCGCCCGCTTTCGCGCGACGTGGCGCACGGCTGAGATTGAAGCGCATCGCGGCAAGCTCGGGGTCGTTCAGTCGTTGTTGGCCGTAGTCGGACGTGAGTTGGCTCAGGGTCTCGGTGTCGCCGCGCTCGACGATCCAGCTTTCGCGCATGGGCGCAAGGCCGGAACGGATGTCGATCTGCACGGCCGGATCGGTGTAGGGGCCGGAGCAGTCATAGACGTGGATCGGTGGATTGGTCTCAACGCCGTGACTCAGGCGCGTGTCAGACAGGGTGATTTCGCGCATCGGCAC from Ferriphaselus amnicola includes these protein-coding regions:
- the thiC gene encoding phosphomethylpyrimidine synthase ThiC — translated: MNANPQFLNELAHVDEAAIKPLPNSRKVYVQGSRPDLRVPMREITLSDTRLSHGVETNPPIHVYDCSGPYTDPAVQIDIRSGLAPMRESWIVERGDTETLSQLTSDYGQQRLNDPELAAMRFNLSRAPRRAKAGANVTQMHYARQGIITPEMEYIAIRENQKRDGQSDMMLQQHPGENFGSPMPKQITPEFVRSEVAAGRAVITANINHPEIEPMIIGRNFLVKINANIGNSALGSSIQEEVEKMTWAIRWGGDTVMDLSTGKHIHETREWIIRNSPVPIGTVPIYQALEKVNGKAEDLTWEIFRDTLIEQAEQGVDYFTIHAGVLLRYIPMTAKRMTGIVSRGGSIMAKWCLAHHKENFLYTHFEEICEIMKAYDVTFSLGDGLRPGSIYDANDEAQLGELKTLGELTQIAWKHDVQVMIEGPGHVPMHMIKENMDLQLKWCHEAPFYTLGPLTMDIAPGYDHITSAIGAAMIGWFGTAMLCYVTPKEHLGLPNKADVKEGIIAYKIAAHAADLAKGHPGAQIRDNAMSKARFEFRWEDQFNIGLDPDRAREFHDETLPKDSAKVAHFCSMCGPHFCSMKISQDVRDFAAQEGISEQAALEKGMEVKSIEFVKQGAEVYHKA